The following are from one region of the Shinella sp. PSBB067 genome:
- a CDS encoding LysR family transcriptional regulator — MRFDLIDLRLFLAVVDAGSITHGAADAGMSLPAASERLRDMEAAGEVLLLQRGRRGVSPTEAGEALAHHARTILHQMAQMRGEISRYAKRMRASVRIFANTAAVTEFLPARLAPWMAAHPQIDIELKERQSSEIARSVAAGFAEIGILSSAAEIADLISHPFAIDRLVAVFALDHDLAKKPQLRFADLLDHPFIALADGALQQHLEMQAGQLGTKLKLRVALRSFEGICRMASEGVGVGIVPETAARRLRRSARIAMARLQDGWATRELSVCVRSEAELTAPARSLFEHLTSATHA, encoded by the coding sequence ATGCGTTTCGACCTGATTGATCTGCGCCTTTTCCTGGCCGTCGTCGATGCCGGTAGCATCACCCATGGCGCGGCCGATGCAGGGATGTCGCTGCCGGCTGCCAGCGAGCGGTTGCGCGACATGGAGGCCGCAGGCGAGGTCCTGCTGCTCCAGCGCGGCCGGCGGGGCGTCAGTCCGACCGAAGCCGGCGAGGCGCTCGCCCACCATGCGCGCACGATCCTGCATCAGATGGCGCAGATGCGCGGTGAGATATCCCGCTACGCCAAGCGAATGCGCGCAAGCGTCCGCATCTTCGCCAATACGGCGGCGGTTACGGAATTTCTGCCCGCACGGCTCGCGCCCTGGATGGCAGCCCATCCACAGATCGACATCGAACTGAAAGAAAGGCAAAGCTCTGAGATCGCGCGCAGCGTTGCCGCGGGCTTTGCCGAAATCGGTATCCTGTCCAGCGCCGCCGAGATCGCCGACCTCATATCGCACCCCTTCGCCATCGACCGGCTGGTAGCCGTCTTCGCGCTGGACCATGATCTTGCGAAAAAGCCCCAGCTTCGCTTCGCCGATCTGCTCGATCATCCTTTCATCGCCTTGGCGGACGGAGCTTTGCAACAGCACCTAGAGATGCAGGCTGGCCAGCTTGGGACGAAGTTGAAGTTGCGCGTAGCGCTTCGCAGTTTCGAAGGTATCTGCCGAATGGCCAGCGAGGGCGTCGGCGTCGGCATCGTACCGGAAACGGCAGCGCGGCGCTTGAGGCGATCCGCACGTATTGCAATGGCTCGGCTTCAGGACGGCTGGGCGACGCGCGAACTGTCCGTTTGTGTTCGCAGCGAAGCGGAGCTGACCGCGCCCGCGCGCAGTCTGTTCGAGCATCTGACATCGGCAACGCACGCCTGA
- a CDS encoding alpha/beta fold hydrolase gives MRNPSSNTTLIEGQPVELSSPDGVLLAGHLWRVRQADPMGTVIINPATGVLARYYHRYARFLVEHGFDVLTYDYRGIGLSRPVRLHGCGYRWRDWGELDFEAAIRFIEQQGRHDRVLVVGHSVGGFLPGLAASARRIERMLTVGAQYAWWGDYALHRRLHLFLKWHVAMPALTLAFGYFPGRRLGWLEDLPAGVALEWSFRRPRFEHSHPRAVRRGALDRMAAVTAPILAVAMSDDELGTPAAIRRTLKYYTGSAERIAVLLRPSDFGRDTVGHFGLFHDSHASGFWLETLLWLRDGRNPWRGHVIDP, from the coding sequence ATGCGTAACCCGTCTTCAAACACCACTCTTATTGAAGGACAGCCGGTCGAGCTTTCCTCACCAGACGGTGTTCTGCTTGCCGGCCATCTCTGGCGGGTCCGGCAAGCGGACCCTATGGGGACCGTCATTATCAATCCTGCAACCGGGGTGCTCGCGCGCTATTACCATCGCTATGCCCGTTTCCTCGTGGAGCACGGATTCGACGTGCTGACCTATGATTATCGCGGCATCGGGCTGTCGCGGCCCGTCCGTCTGCATGGCTGCGGCTATCGCTGGCGTGACTGGGGCGAGCTGGATTTTGAAGCCGCCATCAGGTTCATAGAGCAGCAGGGTCGTCATGACAGAGTGCTGGTGGTCGGGCACAGCGTCGGCGGCTTCCTGCCGGGACTCGCTGCGAGTGCTCGCCGCATCGAGCGCATGCTGACCGTTGGCGCCCAATATGCCTGGTGGGGCGACTACGCCTTGCATCGGCGGCTCCACCTGTTTCTCAAATGGCATGTCGCGATGCCCGCGCTGACACTTGCCTTTGGCTATTTTCCCGGCCGCCGGCTGGGTTGGCTGGAAGACCTGCCGGCTGGCGTCGCTCTTGAATGGAGTTTTCGCCGGCCGCGTTTCGAGCATAGCCATCCGCGCGCGGTGAGGCGGGGCGCGCTCGACCGCATGGCTGCCGTCACGGCGCCGATCCTGGCAGTGGCCATGTCCGACGACGAGCTTGGGACGCCGGCCGCCATTCGCCGGACGTTGAAATACTACACCGGCAGCGCCGAGCGAATCGCGGTGCTGCTACGGCCGTCGGACTTTGGCCGCGACACGGTCGGACATTTCGGCCTGTTCCACGACAGCCATGCCTCCGGCTTCTGGCTGGAGACGCTTCTGTGGCTTCGCGACGGCCGAAATCCATGGCGCGGCCACGTCATCGATCCTTGA
- a CDS encoding glutathione binding-like protein — MHRLFYSPGACSLAIHIVLEEIGEPYEAEVRSAKNGEGTTTADYLALNPKGRVPALTGVPGGAGGAPDLLTEAVAILLFLARSHPEAKLLPADPAGEARCLEWLSWISIDLHGIGYGQLWRPHRFVADPALHEAVKSKGMENILTAYDHIDHILSDGREWAVPSQYTVVDAYLVVFWLWGRRIGLEMDTSWPNWAQLMNKVLERLAVKQALELEGLA, encoded by the coding sequence ATGCACCGTCTCTTTTACTCGCCCGGCGCCTGCTCGCTCGCTATCCACATCGTGCTGGAGGAGATTGGCGAGCCTTACGAGGCCGAGGTCCGCTCAGCCAAAAACGGCGAAGGCACGACGACGGCGGACTATCTGGCGCTCAACCCGAAAGGCCGCGTGCCGGCGCTGACAGGCGTTCCCGGTGGCGCTGGAGGCGCACCGGACCTTTTAACCGAAGCCGTCGCCATCCTGTTGTTTCTTGCTCGAAGCCATCCCGAGGCGAAACTGCTGCCTGCCGATCCGGCCGGTGAAGCCCGATGCCTGGAATGGCTGAGCTGGATCTCGATCGATCTACACGGCATCGGCTATGGCCAGCTCTGGCGTCCGCACCGGTTCGTGGCCGATCCGGCGCTCCATGAGGCAGTGAAGAGCAAGGGGATGGAGAACATCCTCACCGCCTACGATCATATCGACCATATCCTGTCCGATGGCCGCGAATGGGCAGTGCCCAGCCAATACACGGTCGTCGATGCCTATCTGGTCGTGTTCTGGCTTTGGGGCCGGCGGATCGGTCTTGAGATGGACACGAGCTGGCCGAACTGGGCACAGCTGATGAACAAGGTGCTGGAACGTCTGGCGGTGAAGCAGGCGCTCGAGCTGGAGGGCCTGGCTTGA
- a CDS encoding ArdC family protein — translation MSRHDRTPRTGSDRTNLYDEITDKIIADLEAGRFPWVQPWGKAEAKAPLGLPNNASTGRAYSGINILILWGAVVQHGFPGQGWLTYRQAAALGGNVRKGEHGTTVVYADRFIPEDEKRRARESGEEAQAIPFLKRFTVFNTAQCEGLPDDITVAAPLPPPGLIEPTVEALIKATAIDFRIGGDRAFYMPTLDYVAVPPPQAYFEPINWHRTALHEIGHASGHHSRLNRDLSGSFGTRKYAFEELVAEMSSAFCCASLGIVPTVRHADYIGSWLEVLREDNRAIVRAASQASRAADWILSFLPETDAPAAGAIDRRAA, via the coding sequence ATGTCCAGACATGACCGCACCCCTCGCACCGGCTCCGACCGGACGAACCTTTACGACGAAATCACCGACAAGATCATCGCCGACCTCGAGGCCGGGCGCTTCCCGTGGGTGCAGCCCTGGGGCAAGGCCGAGGCCAAAGCCCCGCTTGGGCTTCCGAACAACGCCAGCACCGGCCGCGCCTATAGCGGCATCAACATTCTCATCCTCTGGGGCGCAGTCGTACAGCATGGCTTTCCCGGTCAGGGCTGGCTCACATACCGTCAGGCGGCCGCGCTTGGCGGAAATGTCCGCAAGGGCGAGCACGGCACCACCGTCGTCTATGCCGACCGCTTCATCCCCGAGGACGAGAAGCGGCGGGCGCGCGAAAGCGGCGAGGAAGCCCAGGCCATACCTTTTCTCAAGCGGTTCACCGTGTTCAACACGGCCCAGTGCGAGGGCCTGCCCGACGACATCACCGTTGCCGCGCCGCTCCCGCCGCCCGGCCTCATCGAACCGACGGTCGAGGCTCTCATCAAGGCGACCGCCATTGACTTCCGCATTGGTGGCGATCGGGCCTTCTACATGCCTACGCTCGACTACGTGGCCGTGCCACCGCCGCAAGCCTATTTCGAGCCGATCAACTGGCACAGGACCGCGCTCCACGAGATCGGCCACGCCAGCGGCCACCACAGCCGGCTGAACCGCGATCTCTCCGGTTCCTTTGGAACCAGGAAGTATGCGTTCGAGGAGCTCGTGGCCGAGATGAGCTCCGCCTTCTGCTGCGCCTCGCTCGGCATCGTCCCGACCGTACGACACGCCGATTATATCGGATCGTGGCTGGAGGTGCTACGCGAGGACAATCGCGCCATCGTCCGCGCCGCCTCGCAGGCCAGCAGAGCGGCCGACTGGATCTTGTCCTTCCTTCCCGAGACCGATGCTCCCGCCGCCGGCGCAATCGACAGAAGGGCGGCGTGA
- a CDS encoding UvrD-helicase domain-containing protein — MTSRIGSPDTPADVEVRACLDGEVPRSFVMVAGAGSGKTTSLIKALDHLARTRGPSLRRAGQQIACITYTEVAAGEISEDVGVSPLFHISTIHSFLWSVIRPFQSDIATWVGVRIEEKIAERRAHYEKPRTQPRTKARLEIEIAELEAQLGAIASVDRFTYGTGSSYAEGILGHDDVLKLTPYCVGAHPLLRRVIASRFPFIFVDESQDTNPEVVEALRSIAAEQPRLCVGFFGDPMQKIYMSGSGAVPLDEGWANISKPENFRCPTSVLAVVNAIRAGGDGLVQTRGRRIKVGEVEQPVVGTANLFVLPADHQRSARLAAVRAWLAAQTEDELWLSDVSEGDVRLLVLVHRMAAVRLGFPSLYSALNDHAPTSFAEGIADGSAWPLRPIAQQILPIVSAVRQGDRFTVMSILRLASPKLQPDRLRGQPAAAVLTGLQHAVDHLVAMLADGSQATVGAVMRHVHDTELLRLDDRFGPHLVDGPVDDGSSGFANVQALLACSVNELWAYRRYFTEESPFATHHGVKGAQFERVLVVVDDEEAAFHQYSYGKYFGYVPLSENDQARIEAGEETVLDRTRRLFYVCCSRAMTDLAVVLFVPDVPAALAAIAEKGLFPDTSIWGVEALA; from the coding sequence ATGACCAGTCGCATCGGCAGCCCGGACACACCCGCGGACGTCGAGGTTCGTGCCTGTCTTGATGGAGAAGTTCCCCGTTCCTTCGTGATGGTCGCAGGGGCCGGCTCCGGCAAAACAACCTCGCTGATCAAGGCCCTTGACCATCTCGCTCGAACCCGTGGCCCTTCTCTGCGTCGCGCGGGGCAGCAGATCGCCTGCATCACCTATACAGAAGTCGCTGCCGGCGAGATTTCTGAGGATGTCGGCGTCTCGCCGCTATTCCACATCTCAACGATCCATAGCTTCCTGTGGTCGGTGATCCGGCCGTTCCAAAGCGACATTGCAACCTGGGTTGGCGTCAGAATCGAGGAGAAGATCGCCGAGCGGCGAGCGCATTACGAAAAGCCACGCACGCAGCCACGAACCAAGGCGCGGTTAGAGATCGAGATCGCCGAACTCGAGGCTCAGTTGGGCGCGATTGCGTCGGTGGATAGGTTCACCTACGGCACTGGCAGCAGCTATGCCGAAGGTATTCTGGGTCATGATGACGTCCTCAAACTGACGCCCTATTGTGTCGGCGCGCATCCACTGTTGCGCAGAGTGATCGCCAGCCGTTTCCCATTCATCTTTGTCGACGAAAGCCAGGACACCAACCCGGAAGTTGTCGAGGCATTGCGCTCGATCGCAGCCGAGCAGCCTAGATTGTGTGTCGGATTTTTCGGCGATCCGATGCAGAAGATCTATATGAGCGGCAGCGGCGCTGTTCCGCTTGACGAAGGCTGGGCAAACATCAGCAAGCCGGAGAATTTTCGTTGCCCGACGTCAGTTCTCGCGGTCGTCAACGCCATCCGCGCCGGCGGCGACGGTCTCGTCCAGACACGTGGACGCCGGATCAAGGTCGGCGAAGTAGAACAGCCCGTGGTTGGCACGGCCAACCTGTTCGTTCTGCCGGCCGACCATCAGCGAAGCGCTCGCCTCGCCGCGGTTCGTGCATGGCTCGCAGCGCAAACCGAAGACGAGCTTTGGCTGAGCGATGTCTCCGAGGGCGATGTCAGGCTGCTGGTCTTGGTTCACCGGATGGCCGCCGTCCGGCTCGGCTTTCCGAGCCTCTACTCTGCGCTCAACGATCACGCCCCGACCAGCTTTGCCGAAGGAATCGCTGACGGCTCCGCCTGGCCGCTTCGACCTATAGCGCAACAGATCCTGCCGATCGTCTCGGCAGTTCGGCAAGGCGACCGCTTTACGGTCATGTCGATCCTGCGTCTTGCCAGCCCCAAGCTCCAGCCCGATCGCCTGCGTGGCCAGCCAGCGGCGGCTGTGCTGACAGGACTGCAGCATGCGGTCGATCACCTTGTAGCGATGCTTGCTGACGGTTCGCAAGCGACAGTCGGCGCGGTAATGCGGCACGTCCACGATACGGAACTGCTTCGACTGGATGACCGCTTCGGACCGCATCTCGTTGACGGGCCGGTGGACGACGGTAGCAGCGGCTTCGCAAATGTTCAGGCTTTACTCGCCTGTAGCGTCAACGAGCTCTGGGCGTACCGCCGCTACTTCACCGAGGAGTCGCCGTTCGCGACGCACCACGGGGTGAAGGGAGCGCAGTTCGAGCGGGTCCTCGTCGTGGTGGATGACGAGGAGGCGGCGTTCCACCAATACTCTTACGGGAAATACTTCGGCTACGTACCGCTTTCTGAGAATGACCAAGCCCGGATTGAGGCTGGCGAAGAGACGGTCCTCGATCGCACCCGGCGTCTTTTCTACGTATGCTGCTCACGCGCCATGACGGATCTTGCCGTGGTGCTCTTCGTGCCGGACGTGCCGGCGGCGCTCGCCGCAATCGCAGAAAAGGGGTTGTTCCCGGACACCTCGATTTGGGGCGTTGAGGCGCTCGCCTGA
- a CDS encoding sulfite exporter TauE/SafE family protein yields MFDLSTPLLAAVVATFFAAGLVKGVTGMGLPTVAMGVLGALVSPLAAASLLIVPSFVTNVWQLLAGPNFVPLLRRLWPMMLAVVAGTVLGSTWIAGGDTKLTTAFLGIALVVYAAYTLFARQIRVPRRTEPWLSPLIGAITGAVTGGTGVFVIPAVPYLQALGLSKDDLVQALGLSFTVSTIALAIGLGAHGAFQADRLSLSALAVLPALAGMWAGQRVRNRISPLAFRRGFLICLLLLGCEMATRSLL; encoded by the coding sequence ATGTTTGATCTTTCCACACCGTTACTGGCCGCAGTCGTTGCGACCTTCTTCGCGGCCGGCCTCGTCAAGGGCGTCACCGGCATGGGGTTGCCTACCGTGGCGATGGGCGTGCTTGGTGCCCTTGTCTCGCCGCTAGCGGCCGCAAGCCTGCTGATCGTGCCGTCCTTTGTCACCAATGTCTGGCAGCTCCTGGCCGGCCCGAACTTCGTCCCGCTCCTGCGGCGGCTCTGGCCGATGATGCTGGCTGTCGTCGCGGGAACCGTGCTCGGATCGACATGGATCGCCGGCGGCGACACAAAGCTTACGACAGCGTTTCTCGGCATCGCGCTCGTCGTCTATGCGGCCTATACACTGTTCGCGCGCCAGATCAGAGTTCCGCGCCGTACCGAGCCGTGGCTGTCACCGCTGATCGGCGCTATCACAGGAGCCGTGACGGGGGGAACCGGCGTTTTCGTCATCCCGGCAGTTCCTTATCTCCAGGCGCTTGGTCTGTCGAAGGACGACCTCGTGCAGGCTCTCGGCCTCTCGTTTACCGTGTCGACGATCGCGCTCGCCATCGGACTTGGCGCGCATGGGGCATTCCAGGCCGATCGTCTCTCGCTATCGGCGCTCGCAGTCTTGCCAGCGCTGGCGGGCATGTGGGCGGGGCAGCGCGTTCGCAACCGGATCAGCCCGCTCGCCTTTCGCCGCGGCTTCCTGATTTGCCTGCTGCTGCTCGGCTGCGAAATGGCCACGCGGTCTCTGCTATGA
- a CDS encoding DUF1778 domain-containing protein has translation MAANAERKEYPISMRLPEADVAMIDRAATLRGRSRTDFVRDAAVRAAEEVVMEQSLIRMSPQGFAGFIEVLAAPAAPVPEMVELARRPAPWEAGYEPKR, from the coding sequence ATGGCCGCCAATGCCGAACGTAAGGAATATCCAATCTCGATGCGACTGCCGGAAGCGGATGTCGCGATGATCGATCGCGCGGCAACGCTGCGTGGGCGCTCGCGAACCGACTTCGTGCGTGACGCTGCGGTGCGTGCGGCCGAAGAAGTCGTCATGGAACAAAGCCTGATCCGCATGAGCCCGCAAGGGTTCGCCGGATTCATAGAGGTTCTCGCCGCCCCGGCAGCTCCGGTTCCCGAAATGGTCGAACTGGCCAGGCGGCCGGCGCCCTGGGAAGCCGGTTATGAGCCCAAGCGGTAA
- a CDS encoding TetR/AcrR family transcriptional regulator codes for MARSLRPTRERIIEAAGKLFHAEGIRAVSVDAVAEKVGLTKRTLYYHFRSKDDLIAAYLETRDQPNLALFQHWFAETEGNTADKVQGIFRNLAASARHPKWKGCGFLRTSVELIHLPGHPAILAGRAHKKRVEDWLCVVLEEIRAPDEARRLARQIVLLLDGAFAVVLLHRDTSYMDSAGEAAAQLVRG; via the coding sequence ATGGCTAGATCACTGAGACCGACACGCGAGCGCATCATTGAGGCAGCCGGGAAGCTGTTCCACGCGGAAGGCATCCGCGCCGTGAGCGTCGACGCGGTCGCCGAAAAGGTCGGGCTCACGAAGCGAACGCTCTATTATCACTTCCGCAGCAAGGACGACCTGATCGCCGCCTATCTCGAAACGCGCGACCAGCCGAACCTTGCGTTGTTCCAGCACTGGTTCGCCGAGACCGAGGGCAACACGGCGGACAAGGTGCAAGGCATTTTCCGCAATCTGGCGGCGTCTGCGCGGCATCCCAAGTGGAAGGGGTGCGGGTTCCTGCGCACTTCGGTCGAGCTCATCCACCTGCCGGGACATCCGGCGATCCTCGCGGGCCGCGCGCACAAGAAGCGGGTCGAGGACTGGCTCTGCGTCGTGCTGGAGGAAATCCGGGCCCCCGACGAAGCGCGCCGTCTCGCGCGGCAGATCGTTCTTCTTCTCGATGGCGCATTCGCCGTCGTGCTTCTGCACCGGGACACCAGCTATATGGACAGCGCCGGCGAAGCGGCTGCGCAATTGGTCCGCGGCTGA
- a CDS encoding GNAT family N-acetyltransferase yields MALSAPEPLTATHDVSEFSCGNPTLDHWLKTRALSNQQKGFTAVLVVHEAGRVVGYYGLAPTAVVPGVLPRSIRTGQPPDPVPCLLLGQLATDTEWSGRGIGTGLVKHALQRCVQAASLIGGRALMVNAVDNEAAQFWQRRGFLPTRDDPLVLFRSMAAIAASLADAQTGI; encoded by the coding sequence GTGGCGCTATCGGCTCCCGAACCACTCACCGCCACGCATGACGTGTCGGAGTTCTCCTGTGGAAACCCGACGCTTGATCACTGGCTGAAGACACGCGCTCTGTCCAATCAGCAGAAGGGTTTCACGGCCGTTCTCGTTGTTCACGAGGCTGGACGTGTCGTCGGCTACTACGGTCTTGCTCCGACCGCCGTTGTCCCGGGAGTGCTGCCGCGCTCGATCCGCACTGGTCAGCCGCCCGATCCGGTCCCCTGCCTTCTTCTCGGCCAGCTTGCCACCGATACGGAATGGTCGGGGCGCGGCATTGGCACGGGCCTGGTAAAGCATGCGCTTCAGCGCTGCGTTCAGGCCGCAAGTCTGATCGGCGGGCGCGCGCTGATGGTCAACGCCGTGGATAATGAAGCCGCGCAGTTCTGGCAACGGCGTGGTTTCCTTCCCACGCGGGACGATCCGCTTGTTCTTTTCCGCTCGATGGCCGCGATCGCAGCCTCACTCGCTGACGCCCAAACCGGCATTTAG
- a CDS encoding AAA family ATPase: MHLRKLAVRNFRRLQDVVIDFASDISIFVGANNSGKTSVGHALQLFTGHGRFNIHDFSADLWPGIVAFGAGDDSLALPTMEVDIWLEIGAEDVHRAIDLLPSLAWDSTLVGMRVAYAPIDPDATRDRFIEARERALAAVEKDANGAPVFDPAPRHLRDYLRDTLHDEYELRYFVLDPARFDTDMVAEDGYIPSSLAGRDRSGREILNSILRIDFLDAQRHLSDSAGGGRAEDLSRVLSRFYGRNLEQKGDDLEALRALAQSEIALNQHLERVFEPTLKSLSKLGYPGLSNPRMMIRSALDPAQIMSSRDAALVHYALGPDDGAADPPTLPDRYNGLGFKNLIFMVVELLDLHAQWLAIEENRPPVHLIFIEEPEAHLHAQLQQAFIRKVMDILALKGVDRTAYTSQVVVTTHSTHILYERGFRPIRYFRRSRANAESTSDVLNLSAFYDSTAPDIRTFLERYLKLAHCDLFFADAAVLVEGNVERLLLPQMIETAAPRLQSTYLTILEIGGAFGYRFKALIEFLGLTTLIITDLDSVFGPAVLAEGEDAVVGQAGGPTEQSEAAAQEEPDLGAADEDDEGEEAAPAAGDKPGKACIAGHPGAATSNQTLLQWLPKCGTVEALWDATADDKTQARVNDDDALVRVAYQCRTDVSWGHDTAALAGRTLEEAFALENLEWCQHKDRRLLQLRIAKNDEKTLAELVSRIHKRVQAKSFSKTDFALALLAEDPTKWIVPEYIAEGLRWLEGEIAPPEPEPDDEDESEDEGSDGGADGEHGDTGAEGAVHLAVSAAGNGFAA; this comes from the coding sequence ATGCATTTAAGGAAGCTTGCTGTCCGCAACTTTCGACGGCTACAAGATGTTGTTATCGACTTCGCATCTGATATTTCCATCTTCGTCGGCGCTAATAATAGTGGCAAGACGTCCGTCGGCCACGCACTCCAGCTCTTCACCGGCCATGGCCGTTTCAACATCCATGATTTCAGCGCGGATTTATGGCCGGGGATCGTGGCATTCGGTGCGGGCGACGACAGTCTGGCGTTGCCGACCATGGAAGTCGATATTTGGCTGGAAATCGGGGCGGAGGATGTTCATCGTGCCATTGACCTGCTGCCTAGTCTCGCTTGGGACAGCACCCTCGTCGGGATGCGTGTTGCCTATGCGCCGATAGACCCTGACGCGACACGTGACCGTTTCATTGAGGCCCGCGAGCGCGCGCTCGCTGCAGTCGAGAAAGATGCGAACGGCGCTCCGGTGTTTGACCCGGCGCCACGACACCTTCGTGATTATCTGCGCGATACTCTGCATGATGAATATGAGCTGCGCTACTTTGTGCTTGATCCGGCGCGGTTCGACACCGACATGGTCGCCGAGGACGGCTACATACCCTCGTCGCTTGCGGGTCGGGATCGCAGCGGCCGCGAAATTCTCAACAGCATCCTGCGCATCGATTTCCTGGACGCCCAGCGTCACCTGTCCGACAGCGCTGGAGGAGGTCGGGCCGAGGACCTGTCGCGAGTCCTCAGCCGCTTCTACGGGCGCAATCTTGAGCAGAAGGGTGACGACCTCGAGGCGCTTCGCGCATTGGCTCAATCGGAGATCGCGCTCAACCAGCATCTGGAGAGAGTGTTTGAGCCGACCTTGAAGAGCTTATCGAAGCTCGGATATCCCGGACTCTCCAACCCTCGCATGATGATCCGCTCCGCGCTCGATCCGGCACAGATCATGAGCAGCCGTGATGCGGCCTTGGTCCACTATGCGCTCGGCCCAGACGATGGTGCGGCCGATCCCCCGACATTGCCTGACCGCTACAACGGGTTAGGGTTCAAGAACCTCATATTTATGGTCGTTGAACTGCTCGACCTCCATGCGCAATGGCTGGCTATCGAAGAAAACCGTCCGCCGGTCCATCTGATCTTCATCGAGGAACCAGAGGCGCACCTGCACGCGCAGCTCCAGCAAGCTTTCATTCGCAAGGTGATGGACATCCTCGCGCTCAAGGGTGTCGACCGGACCGCTTACACAAGCCAGGTCGTCGTCACCACGCACTCGACCCATATCCTCTACGAGCGAGGCTTTCGGCCGATCCGCTATTTTCGGCGTTCGCGCGCGAACGCCGAGTCGACGTCCGACGTGCTCAACCTTTCTGCATTCTACGACAGCACCGCCCCGGATATTCGCACCTTCCTTGAACGCTACCTCAAGCTCGCGCATTGCGATCTGTTCTTCGCAGACGCCGCCGTGCTCGTTGAGGGCAATGTCGAACGGCTATTGCTGCCGCAAATGATCGAGACTGCTGCTCCGCGACTGCAATCGACATATCTCACCATTCTAGAGATTGGTGGCGCTTTCGGCTACCGCTTCAAGGCGCTGATCGAATTTCTCGGCCTCACCACCCTCATAATAACCGACCTTGACAGTGTGTTCGGTCCAGCGGTCTTGGCCGAAGGCGAAGACGCCGTCGTAGGCCAAGCTGGTGGGCCCACGGAACAGAGTGAGGCTGCCGCACAGGAGGAGCCCGATCTCGGCGCCGCTGACGAGGATGATGAAGGCGAAGAGGCGGCGCCAGCGGCGGGCGACAAGCCGGGCAAGGCCTGCATTGCCGGGCATCCAGGCGCGGCGACCTCCAATCAGACGTTGCTGCAATGGCTGCCTAAATGCGGGACCGTCGAGGCGCTCTGGGATGCGACGGCCGACGACAAGACTCAGGCTCGTGTGAATGACGATGACGCGCTTGTTCGGGTTGCCTATCAATGCCGCACTGACGTCAGTTGGGGTCACGATACGGCCGCGCTCGCAGGACGAACGCTTGAGGAGGCTTTCGCGCTTGAGAACCTCGAGTGGTGCCAGCACAAGGATCGCCGGCTGCTTCAGTTGAGGATCGCGAAGAACGACGAAAAGACGCTGGCTGAGCTCGTCAGCCGTATCCACAAGCGCGTTCAGGCGAAGAGTTTCAGCAAGACCGACTTTGCTCTGGCGTTGCTAGCTGAGGATCCGACCAAGTGGATTGTGCCGGAATATATCGCAGAAGGGCTACGTTGGCTGGAGGGTGAAATCGCGCCACCCGAACCGGAACCTGATGACGAGGACGAGAGCGAAGACGAAGGCAGCGATGGTGGGGCTGACGGCGAGCACGGCGACACTGGCGCTGAAGGCGCCGTCCACCTCGCCGTGTCCGCCGCTGGCAACGGTTTTGCCGCATGA
- a CDS encoding DUF4238 domain-containing protein, translating to MTSNPPTKHHYIPAFYLRRWAGGDGKVTEFTKPRHDIVARRIMPDRTGYQERLYELKGFEPSLAQQVEEKFFKPLDTWASNALTMLERHGHQAPWDSHSRSAWTRFLLSLLLRCPEDIEAFREWWHEDFSRTDADAEARYQAARGAEDPETFAEFLAGQPLGIKERHQFQVFYSLVDHDSVGGKINEMDWRVLQSPPAAPAFLTSDRPIIRTNGLDQEGDHIALPIGPRLLFIASHDRGFLDGVLRTNQIALVKECNRQVVEGASRFVYGMDQNQARFIQNRFGRTPQPRLMESIVQRRRDEAARQAK from the coding sequence ATGACGTCAAACCCTCCAACGAAGCATCACTATATTCCAGCGTTTTACCTGAGAAGATGGGCGGGTGGCGACGGCAAGGTCACGGAGTTCACCAAACCGCGTCATGACATCGTCGCGAGAAGGATCATGCCTGATCGCACCGGGTATCAGGAGCGCCTGTATGAACTGAAGGGCTTTGAGCCGAGCCTTGCGCAGCAGGTTGAAGAAAAGTTTTTCAAGCCGCTCGATACCTGGGCGTCCAACGCGCTCACCATGCTCGAACGACACGGCCACCAGGCGCCTTGGGACAGCCATAGCCGCTCGGCGTGGACGAGGTTTCTCCTGTCGCTGCTGCTGCGTTGCCCCGAGGATATCGAGGCTTTCAGGGAATGGTGGCACGAGGATTTCAGCCGCACCGACGCTGACGCTGAAGCGCGCTATCAGGCTGCGCGCGGCGCTGAAGATCCAGAGACCTTTGCCGAGTTCCTCGCCGGCCAACCGCTAGGCATCAAGGAACGCCATCAGTTCCAGGTCTTCTATTCCCTGGTCGACCACGACAGCGTTGGCGGCAAAATCAACGAAATGGACTGGCGCGTGCTGCAATCACCGCCAGCCGCCCCCGCATTCCTGACCTCCGACCGCCCGATAATCAGGACGAATGGCCTCGATCAGGAGGGTGACCATATCGCGCTGCCGATTGGTCCGCGCCTTCTCTTCATCGCCTCCCATGATCGCGGCTTTCTCGATGGAGTCCTGCGCACAAACCAGATCGCTCTCGTGAAGGAATGCAATCGGCAGGTCGTCGAAGGCGCATCGCGGTTCGTCTACGGCATGGATCAGAATCAGGCGCGCTTCATTCAGAACCGCTTCGGCAGGACGCCACAGCCGCGTCTGATGGAAAGCATCGTTCAACGGCGACGAGACGAAGCGGCGCGTCAGGCCAAATAG